The following coding sequences are from one Musa acuminata AAA Group cultivar baxijiao chromosome BXJ2-4, Cavendish_Baxijiao_AAA, whole genome shotgun sequence window:
- the LOC135610440 gene encoding uncharacterized protein LOC135610440 produces MEVFYYLVFGGLAAAVAAMELRKTRKDRVAISSAFDTFKNNYLFVYSLMMAGDWLQGPYVYYLYSQYGLNKGEIGRLFIAGFGSSMLFGTIVGSLADKQGRKRACVTYCITYIVSCLTKHCPEYTSLLIGRILGGISTSLLFSAFESWLVAEHNKRGFDPQWLSVIFSKAIFLGNGLIAIVSGLLASLLVDNLEYHPVAPFDAAACFLTFGMAVILSSWSENYGDPSESKDLITQFNGAAAAIASDEKIALLGGIQSLFEGSMYTFVFLWTPALSPNDEDIPHGFIFATFMLSSMLGSSIASRLMTHATLKVESYMQIVFAISAVTLLLPIVCNFLVAPSEQGDGISFGGCIQLLGFCVFEACVGIFWPSIMKMRSQYIPEEARSTIMNFFRIPLNIFVCVVLYNVNAFPITIMFGMCSIFLFIASVLQKRLLEISDSHKSMIQVWTDMTEGDDEAETLNI; encoded by the exons ATGGAGGTGTTCTACTACCTGGTGTTCGGCGGGCTGGCGGCGGCGGTCGCGGCGATGGAGCTCAGGAAGACGAGGAAGGACCGCGTCGCCATCTCCTCTGCTTTCGACACGTTCAAGAACAACTACCTGTTCGTCTACTCCCTCATGATGG CCGGTGATTGGTTGCAGGGTCCGTACGTCTACTACCTCTACAGCCAGTATGGTTTGAACAAGGGAGAGATCGGCCGGCTCTTCATTGCGGGGTTTGGATCTTCCATGTTGTTTGGGACGATTGTGGGATCTTTGGCCGATAAACA GGGTCGTAAGAGAGCTTGTGTCACCTACTGCATCACGTACATTGTCAGCTGTCTGACTAAGCATTGTCCAGAATACACGTCTTTATTGATAGGCCGGATACTGGGAGGAATCTCTACGTCTCTGCTTTTCTCAGCATTTGAATCATGGCTTGTTGCAGAACATAATAAG AGAGGGTTTGACCCACAGTGGTTGTCAGTAATTTTCTCAAAGGCTATCTTTCTTGGCAATGGTCTTATTGCCATTGTTTCTGGACTTTTAGCTAGTTTATTGGTTGATAACCTGGAATATCATCCTGTGGCTCCATTCGATGCTGCTGCATGCTTCCTTACCTTTGGCATGGCTGTTATCTTGTCATCATGGAGTGAAAATTATGGAGATCCTTCTGAAAGCAAAGACTTGATCACACAGTTCAATGGTGCTGCCGCAGCCATTGCTTCCG ATGAGAAAATTGCTTTGCTGGGTGGAATACAATCACTCTTTGAAGGTTCCATGTACACTTTTGTCTTTTTGTGGACCCCTGCTTTGAGCCCAAACGATGAGGATATACCTCATGGCTTTATTTTTGCAACGTTCATGCTGTCTTCGATGTTGGGGAGCTCTATAGCATCCAGGCTGATGACCCATGCAACTCTTAAAGTTGAAAGTTATATGCAGATAGTGTTTGCGATCTCTGCTGTCACTCTGCTGCTTCCAATTGTCTGTAAT TTCTTGGTAGCACCTTCTGAGCAAGGTGACGGCATATCTTTTGGAGGCTGCATCCAGCTCCTTGGTTTTTGTGTCTTCGAAGCCTGTGTTGGCATATTTTGGCCATCCATTATGAAGATGAGATCCCAGTACATACCCGAGGAGGCCAGGAGCACGATTATGAACTTCTTTCGCATTCCCCTCAACATCTTTGTCTGTGTGGTACTCTACAAC GTAAATGCTTTCCCAATCACAATCATGTTTGGAATGTGTTCTATTTTCCTGTTCATAGCCTCGGTCTTGCAAAAGCGGCTCCTGGAGATTTCTGACAGCCACAAATCAA TGATACAAGTTTGGACTGATATGACGGAGGGGGATGATGAGGCAGAGACTCTGAACATTTGA
- the LOC103977705 gene encoding AAA-ATPase At2g46620-like yields the protein MFPSDPVSVVVAVLGGLFLLRAGLSFKCLLYLLGRWWSWLDEHTHAYQHFEIPRYTESGLENPLIRHATAYVASLSSHECAVAIVSSGYEPNEFSVHPAPGHPVPDSFLGCRLSWSATGGGDRLVLRLRRQDCSRVLRPYLQHVESVAKNLELRRRETNLFVISSGGGESGEPRWRPVAPFTHPARLDTVAMDPEVKAWVRADLEAFLNGRAYYHRVGRNWRRSYLLHGPPGTGKTSFAAAIANFLCYDVYDLDLALVSDGIDLKALLVATGTRSVILVEDLDLYLSAKGGHEGNSRHARMLNFMDGILSCCGDEKVMVYTMTSIEAVATAVLREGRLDVHIHFPMCDFQAFKTLARIYLRLNDHKLYPMVEEVFQSGAKMSPAKVGEIMIANRGSPKRALKLVITELQHLSSAPNLGQQLLERKDRGGDGPVAEDDPPTVREIGGWCGVIRTRSRGLR from the coding sequence ATGTTCCCGAGTGATCCTGTATCCGTAGTTGTCGCCGTCCTCGGCGGCCTGTTCCTCCTCCGTGCCGGGCTATCCTTCAAGTGCCTGCTCTACCTCCTCGGGCGGTGGTGGTCGTGGTTGGACGAGCACACGCATGCTTATCAGCACTTCGAGATCCCGCGATACACCGAGAGTGGGCTGGAGAACCCCCTCATTCGCCACGCCACCGCCTATGTCGCTTCCCTTTCCTCCCATGAGTGCGCTGTCGCTATCGTCTCATCTGGCTACGAGCCCAATGAGTTCTCTGTCCACCCCGCCCCCGGTCACCCTGTGCCCGACTCCTTTCTCGGCTGCCGCCTCTCCTGGTCTGCCACTGGTGGAGGGGACCGCCTCGTCCTTCGCCTCCGTCGCCAGGACTGCTCACGCGTCCTACGCCCCTACCTCCAGCACGTCGAGTCCGTGGCCAAGAACCTCGAGCTCCGTCGGCGCGAGACCAATCTCTTCGTCATCTCCAGCGGGGGCGGGGAAAGTGGAGAGCCGAGGTGGAGGCCGGTGGCGCCTTTCACACATCCGGCGAGGCTCGATACGGTGGCGATGGACCCGGAGGTCAAGGCCTGGGTGCGTGCCGACCTCGAGGCGTTCCTCAACGGGCGGGCCTACTACCACCGCGTCGGCCGCAACTGGCGGCGGAGCTACCTCCTCCACGGCCCCCCGGGGACGGGGAAGACCTCCTTCGCCGCCGCCATTGCCAACTTCCTCTGCTACGACGTCTACGACCTCGACCTCGCCCTCGTCTCCGACGGCATAGACCTGAAGGCCCTCCTCGTCGCCACGGGCACCCGGTCGGTGATCCTCGTCGAGGACCTCGACCTCTACCTCAGCGCAAAGGGAGGCCACGAAGGCAACTCGAGGCACGCCAGGATGCTGAACTTCATGGACGGCATCTTATCGTGCTGCGGCGACGAGAAGGTGATGGTGTACACAATGACCAGCATAGAAGCGGTGGCCACGGCGGTGCTGCGGGAGGGTCGGCTCGACGTCCACATCCACTTCCCGATGTGCGACTTCCAAGCATTCAAGACGCTGGCGAGAATCTACCTGCGGCTGAACGACCACAAGCTGTATCCGATGGTGGAGGAGGTGTTCCAGAGCGGCGCAAAGATGAGCCCGGCGAAGGTCGGCGAGATCATGATCGCGAACAGGGGGTCACCGAAGCGGGCGCTGAAGTTGGTGATCACGGAGCTGCAACATTTGTCGTCGGCGCCGAACTTGGGACAACAACTGCTTGAGCGGAAGGACCGCGGCGGCGATGGGCCGGTGGCAGAGGACGATCCACCGACCGTGAGGGAGATCGGAGGATGGTGTGGGGTAATCAGGACAAGGAGTAGGGGGCTTCGTTGA
- the LOC103975913 gene encoding uncharacterized protein LOC103975913, translating into MIVYVASPSSPPTPLSSSSLFLASPIPSLVALYPKTKNKIWRQSQKTRNKGCRRRSGVCRAEFVHDAPFAAAIGACVLNSLVFPISAGETEDEDGGGTIDATDARFAVMGIISFIPYFNWLSWVFAWMDSSRQRYLVYSIVYLAPYLRTNLSLSPEESWLPIASILVCILHIQLEVSIRNGDIKGIHFFDEAQKLHSLIRKRETESKSHQQSAKKERSKRHMGLPSSHGLRDEVKEWGIPRKQNEELDVDETKNNSQ; encoded by the exons ATGATCGTCTACGTCGCTTCTCCCTCGTCTCCGCCCACTCCCCTCTCCTCCTCGTCCCTCTTCCTTGCTTCGCCGATCCCTTCTCTTGTGGCTTTGTACCCGAAAACAAAGAACAAGATCTGGAGGCAATCGCAGAAGACTCGGAACAAG GGATGTAGGAGAAGAAGCGGCGTTTGTAGGGCAGAGTTTGTGCACGACGCGCCTTTTGCCGCTGCTATCGGCGCCTGCGTCCTCAATTCGCTCGTCTTCCCGATCTCGGCCGGTGAGACCGAGGATGAGGACGGTGGTGGGACGATCGATGCCACGGATGCGAGGTTCGCGGTGATGGGGATCATTAGCTTCATCCCTTACTTTAATTGGCTG AGTTGGGTTTTTGCTTGGATGGACAGCAGTAGACAGCGTTACCTCGTTTATTCGATCGTCTACTTGGCTCCTTACTTGAG GACTAATTTGTCACTTTCACCTGAAGAAAGCTGGTTGCCTATTGCTAGTATACTTGTTTGCATTCTTCACATTCAG CTGGAGGTGAGCATTAGAAATGGAGATATCAAAGGCATCCATTTTTTTGATGAAGCACAAAAACTACATTCCTTGATAAGAAAAAGAGAGACTGAATCTAAGAGTCACCAGCAATCTGCCAAGAAG GAAAGAAGCAAGAGACATATGGGATTACCATCTTCACATGGACTGAGAGATGAGGTGAAGGAGTGGGGAATCCCTAGAAAACAAAATGAAGAACTAGATGTGGATGAAACGAAAAATAATTCACAATAA